The following is a genomic window from Malus sylvestris chromosome 12, drMalSylv7.2, whole genome shotgun sequence.
GGCCATGCTCTTTATTTGCcgccatcttgatgaggcactaaagagtgagtacttaacggttgaagatccgttagcTCTCTGGGAGGCCTTGAGAagcagatacaatcaccagacaacggtgattcttccaaaagcTCGCTATGAGTGGTCTCACCTGAGAATTCAGGATTTCAAATCAGTGGCGGAGTACAATTCTGCGTTGTTCAGGattacctctcagatgaagcTCTGTGGGGATACCATTACTGAGGAAATGTTGCTGGAAAAGACTTACAGCACATTTCATACCAATAACATGCTCATGCAGCAGCAGTATAGAGCACGAGGCTacactgaatacaaccagctgatatctgtgctcctggtagctgaacagaacaatgagctcctgatgaaaaaccataattcccgacctactggatctGCACCATTCTCAGAAGTGAATGCTGCTTCCCTTGAAGTGAATGCTGCTTCCCTTGAAGTGAACGCCACATCCTCTAGTGGTGATTATCATAAACGATGACGTGGCCACAAACGAGGTCGATGGAATATGAAAGGCAAAAACCATGGTGGTCAGCTTCATAACTAGGTTCCGAGGCATAATTCTAGCCCGAGCTTCAAAAATGTGAATCGTCACAAAGGCAAAGCTCACATGACCAATGCTCCCAGGAACTCTGAATGAGTCTGCCATACATGTGGTGGTAATGGGCATTGGGCGCGAACTtgtcgtaccccaaaacatctggtGGAGTTGTATCAAGCTTCcctcaaggagaagggtgtcgagaccaattttctcgaccaggctaaaccaatggatatacctgatccaGTGTTTGATTTATCAGGGCAATTTGACGCAACTCACCTAGATGTTTCAGACTTCATTATGGAAAGGGGGAATGAAGTATATCGGTCCGACTAAATcgtttatgtttgatgtacttttattatgttgaacttgttgtctaaaactagtttttcagattcaataaaagtggcatGTAAATTTCCTGTTATAAATTGTTTATTAATTGTGATTCCATTTACTCAgaaagcatggataaaaactgTGGTTATTCTTAGAACATGAGAAATGGCGgagatatttgtcttgcagacagtgcaaccacacatacaatacttcgtgatcgaaagtatttctcaagcTTAATGCTTACAAGAGTaggggtaacaacaatatcaggaccTTCAAATGTGATTGAAGGCTCAGggaaagcccagattatgttaccaaattgAATAATATTGTCTATACAAAATGCATTGTATGCTACTCGatctactcgaaatttgttgagtttcaaagacatacgtctaaatggataccacattgaaacaaaaagtgtagaaaatgtggagtatctatgcattacctccaatgataccagaagcgtatattggagaagttgcgtgGTTTTTCGAGTGGattatattatacatacataaggacaattgaatcacatactgtcatgaaccagaagttcatttattcaaaagtttacatgctttggcatgaccgtttggGTCATCCAAGATCCACCATGATGTGtaggatcattaccaactctaatggacatccattattgagcagagacattgctatctcaaatgataacccttgcaaggcgtgttctcaagggaagttggtaataagaccatcacaactaaaggttgatgctgaatccctatcatttctgcaaagaattcaaggggatatttgtgaacctattcaaccatcttgtggaccatttcgatattttatgattttggttgatgcatccactagatggtcacatgtttgtctcttgtctactcggaatgtagcttttgcaagacttcttgctcagataactaagttacgagcacagttcccagattatcccattaagtcaatccgacttgataacgctggtgaatttacgtctcaaacctttgatgattactgcatgacattgagcattgatgttgaacaccctgttcctcatgtccatactcaaaatggtttagcagaagcattgatcaagcggcttcagttaatagcccgcactctgcttatgaaaaccaaattgccaGTTTCTACATAGGGACATGCCATcctacatgctgcatcattggttcgattgagacctatagccaaccatcaatactcctcaatacaactcgtgtttggacatcagccaaacatttcacatttacgagtttttggttgtgctgtttatgtgcctattgcacccccgcaacgcactaaaatgggacctcagcgtaggctgggaatttatgtgggttttgattcaccatctatcattagatatttggacccttgacaggtgatatgtttacagctcgttttgctgattgtcattttgatgagataGTTTTCCCATCGTTAGgaggagaaaagaccgttccagaagaacggaaAGAACTGACATGGGTTGCtcccaccttatctcattttgatcctcgaagcattcaatgtgaaaatgaagtaaagaggatcgttcatcttcaaagcattgtcaatcaaatgccagatgcatttaatgatactatgaaagtgacaaaatcgcatataccagctgcaaatgcacctgctagaattgatgtccctgttggacaaaataaaatggcagcgaatgattcatctggtgcacgcctgaagcgtggtagaccaccaggttcaaaagattcagcccttcgaaagagaaagataagggcacaactgaatccaaatgaaaacATTTAGGAAGAAAGAATGAAtgacaaatccacaattcatgattctggacttccagaaaaagaaaatgttctCGATGAGACAtatgtccctgaagagacaaaagtacatgaaagcaaagaaatctctataaattatgcatgtactaatgaattgtgggatcagaatgaaataatcattgaTGATATGTTCGCATTCGcagtagccactgaaatcatattaagtgatgatattgagccccaCTCTGTTGATGAGTacaaacagagacaagattggcctaagtggaaagatgcaatccagacataattaaattccttggaaaggcgaagtgtttttggaccagtagtccaaacctCGCCTGATGTAAACCCcgtgggttacaaatgggtattcacaaggaaacgcaatgagaaaaacgagattgctagatacaaagcacgactcgttgcacaaggtttttcacaaagacctggaattgattatgaggagacatactctcctgtaatggacacaattacgttccgttacttaataagtttagtggtttcagaaaagcttgacatgcgacttatggatgtcatcactgcgtatctatatggagaattagatactgacatatacatgaaagtcccagaatgacttaagttgcctgaaacaagtaacaaaccacgaggtatgctctcgatcaaattaaggcgatcattgtatgggctgaaacaatctggacgaatgtggtataatcgtctcagtgagtatttgatcaaagaaggatatatcaacaatgtcatttgcccttgtgtattcattaagaaatccaactctggatttgctatagtagcagtatatgttgatgatatgaacctagttggaactcctgaagagctccataaaactgctgaatatctgaaaagcgaatttgaaatgaaagaccttgggaaaacaaaatattgtctcggcctgcaAATCGAGCATTATGctagtggaattttggtccaccaatcagcttacattgaaaaaattctGAAGCTATTTGGCATGGATAAAGCTTATCCACTCAGCACACTAATGGTCGTTCGTTCtctggacattaagaaagatccattccgtccaaaagaagatgatgaaatggtccttggtccagaagtaccatatctgAGTGCAGTAGGTGCTttgttgtatttagcacaatctactagaccagatatagctttttcagtcaacttgttagccaggtatagctctgctccaacaatccgTCATTGGAAGGGTGTCAAAGATGTATtgcgataccttcgtgggacaacagatatGGGTCTCTTTTACTCAAAGAACTCCACAAATGACCAGGTTCTTGTTGGATATGCAGATGCTGGTTTACTCTCtgatccgcataaagcccgctcacGAACTGGTATGTGTTCAAGAATGGAGATACAGCAATCTCATGGCGCTCAACAAAGCAAACcttagttgctacatcttcaaatcattcaaaaatacttgctttacatgaagcaagtcgtgaatgttcttggttaagatcaatgatccatcatattcggaattcatgtggtctaactTCGAAGACAGATAATCCAACTGTcattcatgaagataatgcagcctgtgttGCCCAAATGAATGAAGGATTCATCAAAGGcaataagactaaacacatatctccaaagtttttcagtgcacatgagcttcagaaggctaaagttattgaagtcagacaaatccgttctaatgaaaatctggcagacttgttcaccaagtcCCTACCAAAATGCATGTTTCAGAAGTTAGTGCAAAATATCGGATTACGTCGACTTACCAAACAACTAAGTTTGGAGAATGtggaatcagggggagatacatcttagggggagcatccatgatacatgcttgttgtactctttttccttcgattaggatttttcccactgggtttttcctatcaaggttttaatgaggcaacatAAGTATACTGAAcactatatcaacaatccaggtaaagttgtattctttttccttcgctttggttttttttcccactgggtttttccaagcaaggttttaacgaggcaactgatgttgatatgtgggcatccaagggggagtgttgaaaataATAATGGGTATTGAATGCCCACGTAGAAACTGAAAACATTGGTAGCAGTTATTCAACATTTGTAGTAGTTTTCAATGACCATGCAAATTGGAAAGTGACTCTGGATGCAGGAGATCATGTTTGTCAAAGGTTACATGCTATAAATTTCCATATGTAATTAATACGGTTGTTtgagttgctctataaatagagcactcgaATGCAATCAAAGGATACGGAAAAACAGATCAATAATATCATCCATCCCCCCTCTTTAATTTGCCATCTCCTTGTATTTTAATtacagtgtgatattttaccTCTGCTTCGGTCCACTCActataaaggttatctctctaacttttacatTTATATAACACTTATTTATATTCACAGTGTGATTCAGAGCTAATCTGCTAAGATAAAAACTGGAAATGTTCAGTCTGGTTTTTAAATCTTAGTTGACTTTTTTTATCAACACAATTTTTTACGGTTTATTTTGTTGCAGTTCGATGCGGTTCCACGAGTGCCCACCCTTATCAACACGATTGCTTTGGTACTTCAAAGTGTATTTTTGTCCATACAAATTTCTCCGGCAATATAAAACATTTTGCTACattaaaaataagattttgACCACTAACATGCAGGATGGGGACTGGTCTTGGTCGTCGATAATTTGCGAGCTCCACACAAGCTTCAATGGTTAGAATAAGTCTATGGATATACACGAATCACCTTAAAGTAATCTCCTTAGGCAGGGTGTTTATAAAATTGTTTTACGACAGGGTTAGAAGTGCTCTTCTGACAACCAAAAATGAGTTTTGTTCGCTATTATAAATAATTGCTCTCTAAACAATTTTGTAAGTGAAGCAAAGTTCAtaaagagagggaaaaaaaaaacaatggagaTCACACGACATGATGAAGATGAAGTGTACACGGAGTCACGGATCACACGGCATGGTGAAGACGAAGTGTACAAGGCATCACGGACTGGGGGTGTAGAATACTTAAACAGGTTGATTGAAAATGACCCAGAAATTCTAAGGAGAATATCCCTGCAGGCCGGCGAAACCGGAACGCCCTTGCATGTTTCAGCTTTGCTCGGCCACGCTGAATTTACCAAAGCCCTTTGCACTCACAATCCCAAACTTGCAGAGCAGGTGGATGCCGACAGACGCACACCCCTGCACTTGGCTTCTGCTGAGGGCCACAAGGACACTGTCGAAGCTTTGTTATCTGTGTATGCTGAAGCGTGCTTGCGTTATGATGAAAACGGAAGAATCCCTCTTCACTATGCAGCCATGAGAGGAGAAGTTGAGGTGCTCCAGAAGTTGATTGATAAAAATCCTGAGTCCATTTATGTCAAAGTTGAAAACAAATCGAAAGAAACAGTTTTGCACTTGTGTATTAAACACAACCAGTTAGAGTGCTTGAAACTGTTGGTTGAAAGAGTCGACAGCAATGGTGAGTTCCTCAACTCAAGAGCTGGCTGTGATGGTGGTGTGACCATCCTGCACTTAGCATTGATGCTAAGGCAAATTAAggtacgtatatatatatatatatatatatttccattTTCTATACTGGATATTCTTAAGTTTTTactatattaattaatatatgttcacgtgtaaattttcttttgtttgttcccCTTTATATATAGCTTGTGGGGATAAAGAAGGTTTTTCATCTTAATTTAATATCTAAAATCATAATTCTGTGACATTTTTATACATTCATTAAGATTCCGGCAGAATATCCGTTAATGACATAGCACCTACGAGTGGCACAtgtcaaaaataattaaaaaaaattaaaaactaagtTATCTGATAAACATTCAGGAGGAATTGCAGAGCAAATTTGAGCCTCTATCTCTCTCCCTTCGACTACGCATGGGGCGGCGGTGGAATGAATCCACTCCTTTTTTTGTGCTGCATATGGGTTCCCTTCCCTGTCCATCTGCATCTCAAAAAATTGCAAGAAGTATTAGCAGAAGAATCGTTGCCGGTCATCGATTCGGCGTCTTCCGCCGTCACCAACTCCGAATCCGAAGACAACCCATCATCGCCATGGCCTAATCCAAAAACCTCAGTTGGCTGGCCGGCCGGCGGAAAGCTTAGTCTTGAATGGGTTAGGGACCTCATGTTCGTTTTTTATAGGCATCTAGAAATCTGGACCCGACCGAATTGCCAGACGTGTTTCCTGTAGACGTTTCGATAGCTTGGTCCTCTGCACATCCAAGATCCTCCACAAAGAAGCCAACGTCGATCAGTTAGGCCTGGAATCTGCCGTGGTGGTCGTTGGAGACCTTCATGGTCAGCTGCACGACctcctttttattttaaatgaTCTTCACCTTTTAGGTTTTTAGGTTTGtaggttttcagtttttttattttttttattttttatttaaaaattttttaatatccatGTGGGCCTATATTGACACGTGGTGTCTATTCATTGTCAACATGGGCGTCATGTCGTTCTAACAGAAAACTTAACGGATCTGTGAAAGAGTCTCATAATTAAGACTTTAATTAAGTACCAAATTgggaaaaattattttgatgtatcaaatgttaaaaaacaagaaaatacatagtactaaactgagattaacccaaaTTTATGTGTGCGCTTTCTATTGTTTGTTCCCCTAGGAGCATAATTTCCACCAAATTAATAAACTGTTTATATTATTTACAGACTATACGTTACCTGCTTTCCGTTGATGCTATAAGAGCAGAAGCAATTGGAATGAATGGGATGTCTCTGACCATGTTAGATATCTTAGAGTACAGCAGCATTGCAAGAGAGGACTTTAGCAGAAGCTTAGAAATTCAACAGATTCTGATAGACGCCGAATTAACCAGAagagaaaatgatgaaaatgataAGCCTAACTCAGATGTTGCCGCTGCTGATGTTAAGGGATCAAAGCCAGCAAGGCGGTGGTGGATAAAATTGATGAAATGGGTGAGATATCCGAGTGATTGGTTGGTCGAGACACGTGGCATGCTGATGGTTGTGGCTACGATGATCTCGACCATGACTTTTCAAGCCGTAGTTAACCCACCTGGTGGTGTTTGGCAAAGTGATGATACCAACTCTACCAAAGCTGGTTGCGCTGCAGATAATATATGTATTGCTGGAACTGCAGTGTTAGGCTACGTTTGGGAACACGATTTCGTCACTTTCATAAAATACAATACCACCTCGTTCCTTGCTTCTTTGTGTGTCACACTTTTGCTCATTAGTGGATTTCCTCTCCACAATCGGTTGTGCATGTGGCTCTTATCGATGTCCATGTGCGTCACCCTTACATTCCTGGCACTCACCTACCTCCAAGTGCTGTTCTTGATCATCCCTGGTAACAGCATTTACGATTCATATTTCAGCATTTACAAGAATTGCTTTTATCCTTGGATTGCGTTGCTGGTCATAGTCGGTGTAATTCACACTATTCGGTTTCTTATTTGGGTGGTGAAGAGGTTGCGGCCTCAATACTTCAGGACAAAATCGGGTCTCAGGAACATGATCGCCACTGGCTCCTTTTCATGTAACGATCCAATGCGTTTCCAAGAGATTGATTTACAACCAGTGTGATTACTCCACCGCGGTGTGTGTGCTTGAGAGAATAATTAACTAGGTGAGACACCCTGTATGCATGTAGCAATTAGGGCTGGGATAATGAACTAGGTCAATGACGCTTTCTGATCTCTACTGGGTTGGTAATTCAAGAGTGTCGCTTAGTTATGGTAAATAATCCATCTGCTATGTAAATTAGAAGTGTTTGTTGTCTTTGATGCAGGATGGTAGCTACTTAGAGAAGGAATCTTGTCTAAGGAAATAATATCTCTTAAGGTTTAGAAATTAATattgtaatttgattttgattgtatttctgatttgtagagattttaaTTGTCTAGTACACACGCTTGTATATATATTGTGCTATGAATGGAATTATTATTTCTAATTGGTATTAACctacatttttttctctctccttctcccatggcaacggcttcctctctctcttccgcTCCATCTCTTCCTTCCGGACCTAATGTGGCTCACTTTTTCAAGCTTACAGTGATCAATTTTCTCAATTGGACGTGTTAGATGCGTCCCTATTGATCATGATCTTTTTTCTCATGTTAATGGCTCACCTCTGGGCCTGACCCCAAACTTCCTGCTGATACTATTAACAATGTATGGGGTATTTGAGTCTTTTCTTATGTATCTATACACATCAGCTAAATGAAGGATATTAGATTACTTAGTCATTAAGTTTGGACAGCTGCTATATAAGGCTGGATAAGGGTGTAATTGTTTAGTTTTTGTTCAGTTAATACAACAACTTCTTTTGCAAGTCACTTTTCTGTCTcgttctctcttcttctcttttcttctgcGATTTCCATAGTTTCTTGCATTTAAGCTTTTCTGAATGTTTCAATGGCTGAACATGCCATTGTTATGATGGTATCAAGAGCTTAGGTTTGGTGAATATGTGAAGAGGATCCTGACGGGCTCATCAAGCTTTGGAGTTTTTTTTTCCCGCCGAATCTGCGAGGCGGTGGTTTCTGCTTTTGTCGACGGAGTTTTGGTTTCGGTTCGTCGGTGCTGACTCAGGTTATATCCACTTGATTTTGGTGTTTTCTGGTCCATATTTTCTGGCCTTTGTGTTTAATTTCATGGTATGGCTATGGATCTACGATTTGTTGATGTGATACATGTTAGGGCATGAAGCCTATTGTGGTTTGCTTACTTGATGTGTTTTTGAGCACGAAGCTCCTTACAGTTTGGGCACAAAGCCTTGATTTCTTCTAAATTGCTGATTGTTTGGGCACGAAGCCTTGATTCTTTCTGAAATTCTTTTTGCCATTGCTGATTGTTTGGGCACGAAGCCTTGATTCTTTCTGACTTGCTGATTGTTTGGGCACGAAGCCTTGCTTCTTTCTGAATTGCTGATCGGCACGAAGCCTATTGTGATTTGCTCCTGTTTGTTTCCTTTCTTGGTTCTTGTTGACGTCTCGATATGAATACACTCAAAGTGGAAAGTCTTCTTGGTATGTTCACCATTCAGCTGCAAGATGATAATTTTGTCAAGTGGTCTTTTCAATTTCGATCGGTGCTTGAGGgatatgatttgtttgatcacttTGATGGCACATCGGTTTGTCCACCGAAGTTTGTGTTCACTGAAGCTAATGGTATCACTACTGAGATTACAGCAGCTTACAAGGAATGGATTAAACAAGACCGCGCTCTTGTTAGTCTTCTTCTTGCTACATTAGGTGATGAGGCTGTGGAATATGTTGTCGGTTGTAAAACTGCACATGAAGCTTGGATGAATTTGCAGGACAGATATGCTACTGTTTCCAGAGCACGGGTGAATCATCTCAAAACTGAATTGTTGACTATCAAGAAAGGGTCTGATAGTGTTGAAAAATATATGTTGAGGCTTAAGGCTCTTAAAGATCAGCTACTGGCGGCAGGTGAAGTAGTGTCTGAGAATGACCTTATTGTTGTTGCTCTTGCGGGTTTACCGGCTGAGTTTAATATGATTCGTACTGTGATTGTGGCTCGTGAAACTCCTATTTCTTTAAAAGAATTCCGAGCACAATTGTTGGCTGCTGAGAGAACAGCTGATGATTCGCAGTCTACTTTGCATTTTCCTATGTCAGCCATGTATTGTCAAGGAGAATCTTCTAATGCTCATTCCTCACAAGATCAAGGAGCTTCTCAGTACTTCTCTGGTGGCTATGGTTTTGTCACTGAAGCTACTAATTCTTCTCAAAGTACTGCTCACAGACCCACTGGTGGCATAGTTTCTCAGGCTTCTCTGCCTCATTTTCATCAACAAGGAAATGGGAATTTTCAGAATCATAGAGGATATCAGCATAATGGCGGAAACAATGGAAGATTTAACAATAGGTCCAGATACAATGGGAATAATAATGGCAGATTCTCAGGCAATTCCAATGGTTTTCCTGGAGGATCAAACAGTAATGGTTTTTCTGGAGGATCAAAGAGCAATGGTTTTCCTGGAGGATCAAACAGTAATGGTTTTTCTGGTAGTTCTAAAGGAGGTTCAAATTGGCAGAATTGGAATGGAAATAGTGGTTTTAAGCCAACATTGATTCCTGAATGTCAAATATGTCATAAAAGAGGCCACACCGCTACTAATTGCTATTCAAGGTATGATGCCAGCTCAAGCTCTGCTCCTCCAATTCTGGAGTGTCAAATCTGTGGGAAGAAAGGTCATTCTGCTCTCAATTGTTATCATCGAGGAAATTATGCATATCAAGGTGCTCAACCTCCTTCTTCTTTCAATGCTTTCACTGCACAAGCTCATCCAaaccttccttcttcttctcaacAAAATTGGGTGCTCGACACAGGGGCTACACACCATATGACAGCTGATCTGGATCATTTGACACTTATTACTCCTTTTGAAGGCACTGACAGGATCACAGTGGGCAATGGAGAAGGTTTACCTGTAGCCAATACTGGTTCGGGTTCTCTTTTAACTTCTTCCAAACCTTTAACCCTTCAAATGGTTTTACATGTTCCTCAATTAGCAGCTAGTTTATTATCTGTGTATAGACTATGCAAAGATAATCACTgctatgttatacttgatgaattTGGTTTCTGGGTGCAGGACAAGGCAACAAAGAAAGTTCTACTGAGAGGAAGGAGTAGTAGTAGTGGCTTGTGTTACATTCCTCAGCAGCAGTTTTTCAACTATTCTCAACTAGTAAATAATACACCTCAAGCTCTTATGGGACAACTTGTGAAGACTTCAATTTGGCATCAACGACTTGGGCATCCTACTAATGAAGTTCAGTTGAAAATGTTGAAGGAGTCTCAGATATCTGTCTCTTTAGATAACAGTCCACAGTTATGTTCAGCTTGTATTAGGGGTAAGATGACTAGACAACCATTTCATTCTCACTGTAATAAGTCTAGTGTTCCTTTTGAGAAAGTGCATACTGATGTGGGGACCTTCACCCACTGTATCTCTTGAAGGTTACAGATATTATGTAATCTTTGTAGATGAATGCACATTCTGTGTTTGTTAAGTTTCATGCATTTGTTATAAATCATTTCAAATGCAATATTAAAACACTGCAATCTGATGGCGGAGGAGAGTATATGAGTAGGTTGTTTAAACAATTTCTGGATACAAATGGGATATTACATCTTGTCTCTTGTCCTTATACCCCTCAACAGAATGGGTTGGCAGAACGGAAACACAGGCATATTATTGAGATTACTGTGACATTATTGAGTGCTGCAGGGTTACCTCAACAGTTTTGGTTTCATGCTTGTAGTCATGCAGTGTTTTTGATTAATAGAATGCCTTGCCAAAACTTAGAAATGGTGTCTCCCTATGTTAAATTGTTTGCCCAATCACCATCTCTGAGTTCCTTAAAGATTTTTGGTACTGCAGTCTATCCCTACTTAAGACCTTATAATGTCAATAAGTTACAAGCTCGAAGT
Proteins encoded in this region:
- the LOC126594459 gene encoding ankyrin repeat-containing protein BDA1-like isoform X5, with product MEITRHDEDEVYTESRITRHGEDEVYKASRTGGVEYLNRLIENDPEILRRISLQAGETGTPLHVSALLGHAEFTKALCTHNPKLAEQVDADRRTPLHLASAEGHKDTVEALLSVYAEACLRYDENGRIPLHYAAMRGEVEVLQKLIDKNPESIYVKVENKSKETVLHLCIKHNQLECLKLLVERVDSNGEFLNSRAGCDGGVTILHLALMLRQIKTIRYLLSVDAIRAEAIGMNGMSLTMLDILEYSSIAREDFSRSLEIQQILIDAELTRRENDENDKPNSDVAAADVKGSKPARRWWIKLMKWVRYPSDWLVETRGMLMVVATMISTMTFQAVVNPPGGVWQSDDTNSTKAGCAADNICIAGTAVLGYVWEHDFVTFIKYNTTSFLASLCVTLLLISGFPLHNRLCMWLLSMSMCVTLTFLALTYLQVLFLIIPGNSIYDSYFSIYKNCFYPWIALLVIVGVIHTIRFLIWVVKRLRPQYFRTKSGLRNMIATGSFSCNDPMRFQEIDLQPV
- the LOC126594459 gene encoding ankyrin repeat-containing protein BDA1-like isoform X6 — translated: MEITRHDEDEVYTESRITRHGEDEVYKASRTGGVEYLNRLIENDPEILRRISLQAGETGTPLHVSALLGHAEFTKALCTHNPKLAEQVDADRRTPLHLASAEGHKDTVEALLSVYAEACLRYDENGRIPLHYAAMRGEVEVLQKLIDKNPESIYVKVENKSKETVLHLCIKHNQLECLKLLVERVDSNGEFLNSRAGCDGGVTILHLALMLRQIKTIRYLLSVDAIRAEAIGMNGMSLTMLDILEYSSIAREDFSRSLEIQQILIDAELTRRENDENDKPNSDVAAADVKGSKPARRWWIKLMKWVRYPSDWLVETRGMLMVVATMISTMTFQAVVNPPGGVWQSDDTNSTKAERTCIAGTAVLSYGTDDVYNYFAAFLTSNTISFLASLSVTLLLVSGFPLHNRFCTWLLSMSICVTLTFLALTYSYNL